In one Mauremys mutica isolate MM-2020 ecotype Southern chromosome 3, ASM2049712v1, whole genome shotgun sequence genomic region, the following are encoded:
- the LOC123366671 gene encoding neural Wiskott-Aldrich syndrome protein-like, with product MAAEGPCASPTLAPEEPPASTILAPEEPPTSTILPPEQPPASTTLAPEEPPASTILAPEEPPTSTILPPEEPPASPTLAPEEPPASPTLATEEPPASPTLAPEEPPASPTLAIEEPPASPEQEFRDCGATDTSSSAFSCGATSSSVGSGSPVLLGSLFGDTPSAQVSWPEEEEEEECEEEEEQDFCPEEDIILVIQQHLQGRAEALHNRYSRSLDTILRGQLTETPTMEKLQHLLEHIHRSLLANNPQERARAVQTSVALLQFAISLPGFDLRW from the exons atggcagctgaggggccctgcgccagccccaccctggccccggaggagcctcccgccagcaccatcctggccccagaggagcctcccaCCAGCACCATCCTGCCTCCGGAGCAGCCTCCCGCCAGCACCACcctggccccggaggagcctcccgccagcaccatcctggccccagaggagcctcccaCCAGCACCATCCTGCCtccggaggagcctcctgccagccccaccctggccccagaggagcctcctgccagtcCCACCCTAGCaacggaggagcctcctgccagccccaccctggccccagaggagcctcctgccagccccaccctggccatagaggagcctcctgccagccctgagCAGGAGTTCAGGGACTGCGGCGCGACCGACACCAGCAGCTCCGCATTCTCCTGTGGGGCCACCAGCTCCTCTGTGGGGTCTGGCAGCCCCGTGTTGCtaggctccctctttggag acacccccagtgcccaggtgtcgtggcctgaggaggaggaagaggaggagtgcgaggaggaggaggagcaggatttCTGCCCTGAGGAAGACATCATCCTGGTGAtccagcagcacctgcagggcagagctgag gctctgcacaaccGCTATTCGCGgagcctggacaccatcctcaggGGCCAGCTAACAGAGACCCCCAccatggagaagctgcagcacctcctggag cacatccatcgctctctcctggcaaacaacccccaggagagagccagggccgtcCAGACCAGTGTGGCCCTGCTCCAGTTTGCCAtctccctgcctggatttgac CTTAGATGgtga